One genomic segment of Bradyrhizobium prioriisuperbiae includes these proteins:
- a CDS encoding oligopeptide/dipeptide ABC transporter ATP-binding protein, whose product MSMDQNLLEPIEDRGGVAQPLLTVQGLTKHFPVRGDLFSESKTVRAVDDVSFTVGKGETVGIVGESGCGKSTTARLLMHLMKRDRGDILYDGMSVGSQLSLQELRRGMQMVFQDSYASLNPRLTLEDSIAFGPKVHGMKAPQARLLARDLLGKVGLRPETFANRYPHEISGGQRQRVNIARALALSPRLVILDEAVSALDKSVEAQVLNLLVDLKREFGLTYIFISHDLNVVRYISDRVLVMYLGEVVELGPVDSLWDAPAHPYTRALLAAMPSSDPDNRTQTAPITGDPPNPIDPPKACRFHTRCQFAEAVCSTVTPKLSPLGADGHQVACHMSISGSGHSRATAAIQS is encoded by the coding sequence ATGAGCATGGATCAAAATCTGCTCGAGCCTATTGAAGACCGCGGCGGTGTGGCGCAGCCACTGCTGACGGTGCAGGGTCTCACCAAGCACTTCCCGGTGCGCGGCGATCTGTTCAGCGAGAGCAAGACTGTGCGCGCGGTCGACGACGTCTCCTTCACCGTCGGCAAGGGCGAGACCGTCGGCATTGTCGGCGAATCCGGCTGCGGCAAGTCGACCACTGCGCGACTCTTGATGCACCTGATGAAGCGCGACCGTGGCGACATCCTTTATGACGGCATGAGCGTCGGCAGCCAGTTGTCGCTGCAGGAGCTGCGCCGCGGCATGCAGATGGTGTTCCAGGACAGCTACGCTTCGCTCAATCCACGGCTGACGCTGGAGGATTCGATCGCGTTCGGGCCCAAGGTGCACGGCATGAAGGCACCGCAAGCCCGCCTGCTGGCCCGCGATCTGCTGGGCAAGGTCGGCCTGCGCCCGGAAACCTTCGCCAACCGCTATCCGCACGAGATTTCCGGCGGCCAGCGGCAGCGGGTCAACATCGCCCGCGCGCTGGCACTGTCGCCGCGGCTGGTGATCCTGGACGAGGCGGTGTCTGCGCTCGACAAGTCGGTGGAAGCGCAGGTGCTGAACCTGCTGGTCGACCTCAAGCGCGAGTTCGGCCTGACCTACATCTTCATCAGCCACGACCTCAATGTGGTGCGTTACATCTCCGATCGCGTGCTGGTGATGTATCTCGGCGAGGTGGTCGAACTCGGTCCGGTGGACAGCCTGTGGGACGCGCCGGCGCATCCCTACACGCGCGCCTTGCTGGCGGCGATGCCGTCCTCCGATCCGGACAACCGCACGCAGACAGCACCGATCACCGGCGATCCGCCGAACCCGATCGATCCGCCGAAAGCCTGCCGCTTCCACACCCGTTGCCAGTTCGCGGAGGCCGTCTGTTCGACCGTGACGCCGAAGCTGTCGCCGCTTGGCGCGGACGGCCATCAGGTGGCCTGCCACATGTCGATATCAGGCTCGGGTCACAGCCGCGCCACCGCAGCGATTCAAAGCTGA
- a CDS encoding ABC transporter permease, which produces MSTISDTGLQVPSIEKARGYWTTVGRRLRRDPISMICASILLLILLSALFAPWLGLADPYQGSMIRRLRAVGTPNYPLGTDELGRDMLARLIYGGRLSLLTGILPVCLAFIAGTSLGLLAGYVGGKLNTVIMRTIDVFYAFPSVLLAIAISGALGAGITNSVVSLTIVFIPQVTRVAESVTTGVRNLDFVDAARASGAGPFTIMRVHMLGNVLGPIFVYATGLISVSMILASGLSFLGLGTKPPEPEWGLMLNTLRTAIYANPIVAALPGAMIFAVSICFNLLSDGLRSAMDIRN; this is translated from the coding sequence ATGAGCACCATCAGCGACACCGGCCTGCAGGTTCCGTCGATCGAAAAGGCGAGGGGTTACTGGACGACGGTCGGCCGCAGGCTTCGGCGCGATCCCATCAGCATGATTTGCGCGAGCATCCTGCTTCTGATCCTGCTGTCGGCACTGTTTGCACCCTGGCTTGGCCTCGCCGATCCCTATCAGGGTTCGATGATCCGTCGTCTGCGCGCGGTGGGCACGCCGAATTATCCGCTTGGCACCGATGAGCTCGGACGCGACATGCTGGCGCGCCTGATCTATGGCGGACGGCTGTCGCTGCTGACCGGCATCCTGCCGGTGTGCCTGGCGTTCATCGCCGGCACCTCGCTCGGCCTGCTCGCGGGTTATGTCGGCGGCAAACTCAACACCGTCATCATGCGCACCATCGACGTGTTCTACGCCTTTCCGTCGGTACTGCTTGCGATCGCGATCTCGGGTGCACTCGGTGCCGGCATCACCAACTCGGTGGTGTCGCTGACCATTGTATTCATTCCGCAGGTCACCCGCGTGGCTGAAAGTGTCACCACCGGCGTCCGCAATCTCGATTTCGTCGACGCGGCGCGGGCCTCCGGCGCCGGCCCCTTCACCATCATGCGGGTGCACATGCTCGGCAACGTGCTGGGACCGATCTTTGTCTACGCCACCGGGCTGATCTCGGTGTCGATGATCCTGGCCTCGGGGCTGTCGTTTCTCGGCCTCGGCACCAAGCCGCCGGAGCCGGAATGGGGACTAATGCTCAACACACTGCGCACCGCGATCTACGCCAACCCGATCGTCGCGGCGCTGCCCGGCGCCATGATCTTCGCAGTGTCGATCTGCTTCAATCTCCTGAGCGACGGTTTGCGCTCAGCCATGGACATCAGGAACTAG
- a CDS encoding ABC transporter permease has translation MLAYIARRIVYVIPIVISVALVCFLLVHLAPGDPLVAILPADASQELAAQLRVAYGFDRPLPVQFGLWTWKALHGDLGTSIATGRPVLSEVLRAVGNTITLACAAAVIGFTLGLTLGLIAGYFRNTWIDKVATSIAVAGVSVPHYWLGLVLVIIFSVQLNWLPAVGAGPGGSSTWSWDWEHLRYLVLPAVTTAVIPMGIITRTVRALTGDILSQDFVEALRAKGLREIGVFHHVIKNAAPTAMAVMGLQLGYMLGGSILIETVFSWPGTGLLLNSAIFQRDLPLLQGTILVLALFFVFLNLLVDVAQASIDPRIKRS, from the coding sequence GTGCTGGCCTATATCGCCCGACGTATCGTTTATGTGATCCCGATCGTCATCAGTGTCGCGCTGGTGTGTTTCCTGCTGGTTCATCTCGCTCCCGGCGATCCGCTGGTGGCGATCCTGCCGGCGGACGCCTCGCAGGAACTCGCGGCACAGTTGCGCGTCGCCTACGGTTTCGACCGGCCGCTGCCGGTGCAATTCGGGTTGTGGACCTGGAAGGCGCTGCATGGCGACCTCGGCACCTCGATCGCCACCGGCCGTCCCGTGCTGTCGGAAGTGCTGCGCGCAGTCGGCAACACCATCACGCTGGCCTGCGCGGCGGCCGTCATCGGCTTCACGCTGGGACTGACGCTCGGCCTGATCGCTGGCTACTTCCGCAACACCTGGATCGACAAGGTCGCAACCTCGATCGCGGTGGCGGGCGTCTCGGTGCCGCATTATTGGCTGGGCCTCGTGCTGGTGATCATTTTTTCGGTGCAACTCAACTGGCTGCCGGCTGTCGGCGCCGGACCCGGTGGCTCCAGCACCTGGAGCTGGGACTGGGAGCATCTGCGATACCTGGTGCTGCCCGCCGTCACCACCGCGGTTATTCCAATGGGTATCATCACCCGCACCGTGCGCGCGCTGACCGGCGATATCCTGTCGCAGGATTTCGTCGAAGCATTGCGCGCCAAGGGACTGCGCGAGATCGGCGTGTTTCACCACGTGATCAAGAACGCGGCGCCCACCGCCATGGCGGTGATGGGGCTGCAGCTCGGCTACATGCTTGGCGGCTCGATCCTGATCGAGACGGTGTTTTCCTGGCCCGGCACCGGCCTGCTGCTGAACTCCGCGATCTTCCAGCGCGACCTGCCGCTGCTGCAGGGCACGATCCTGGTGCTGGCGCTGTTCTTCGTGTTTCTCAATCTTCTGGTCGACGTGGCGCAGGCCTCGATCGATCCGCGCATCAAACGTAGCTGA